The following proteins come from a genomic window of Thermodesulfobacteriota bacterium:
- a CDS encoding ankyrin repeat domain-containing protein, producing the protein EALTAADPGGHAAAARALLASGPPGPASAPATAEDLIQAVRQQPVPEVVAILAQGVDVNVAGEGGLTPLMAAASRRRVEVINLLLACGARLDAQDDAGFTALMHAARAGNETGAGILLDRGARRDLRDRAGRTACELALVHGHHGMADLLR; encoded by the coding sequence GGAGGCCCTCACCGCCGCCGATCCCGGGGGCCATGCCGCCGCGGCCCGGGCGCTTCTGGCCAGCGGGCCACCGGGGCCGGCGTCTGCGCCGGCGACGGCTGAGGACCTGATCCAGGCGGTCCGGCAGCAGCCGGTGCCGGAGGTGGTGGCCATCCTTGCCCAGGGCGTCGATGTGAACGTGGCCGGGGAGGGTGGGCTCACACCGCTCATGGCGGCCGCCAGCCGCCGGCGGGTGGAGGTCATCAATCTGCTGCTGGCCTGTGGCGCCCGGCTGGACGCCCAGGATGATGCCGGCTTCACTGCCCTGATGCACGCTGCCCGGGCCGGCAATGAGACCGGGGCCGGAATCCTGCTGGATCGCGGGGCCAGGCGCGACCTCCGGGACCGGGCCGGCCGGACGGCCTGCGAGCTGGCCCTGGTCCACGGCCATCACGGCATGGCCGACCTGCTCCGGTAG
- a CDS encoding ATP-binding protein — protein MIRRTLTDKLAGLARQFPVVSITGPRQSGKTTLAKAVFAEHAYVSLEDPHEREFAGADPKGFLRRFSSGVILDEIQRAPALLSFIQGIVDSEDAPGRFILTGSQQFQVLEKVTQTLAGRTALVNLLPFSLDELLGRQGSDPWRLPELPAPLAKPSFSLEEITYQGLYPRIHDKGLTPQDWLSAYYRTYVERDVRDVASIGNLETFQRFVRLCAGRSGQLLNLSSLAQDTGVSHTTVRSWLSILQAGFIIHLLPPHHANFSKRLIKSPKLYFLDTGLLCYLLRVREPTDLVFHPMKGAIHETFVLAELFKAFTHRGEVPPLYFWRDQAGHEVDVVIDAGTRLIPIEVKSSETVDRSLFDGLRYFIALGPPAAEVGMLVHGGDALYWRENLLVRPWFQVT, from the coding sequence ATGATCAGGCGTACCCTCACGGACAAGCTCGCCGGGCTGGCGCGACAGTTCCCGGTGGTCTCCATCACCGGCCCGCGCCAGTCCGGGAAGACAACCCTGGCCAAGGCCGTCTTCGCCGAGCACGCCTATGTGAGTCTGGAGGATCCCCACGAGAGGGAATTTGCTGGCGCTGACCCCAAAGGGTTTCTGCGCCGCTTCTCAAGTGGGGTGATCCTGGACGAGATCCAGCGGGCGCCGGCCCTTCTCTCCTTCATCCAGGGAATCGTCGACAGCGAGGACGCGCCCGGCCGCTTCATTCTGACCGGCTCCCAGCAGTTCCAGGTCCTGGAAAAGGTCACCCAGACCCTGGCCGGCAGGACGGCGCTGGTCAATCTCTTGCCCTTCAGCCTGGACGAGCTGCTGGGGCGCCAAGGATCCGACCCGTGGCGGCTCCCTGAGCTGCCTGCCCCGCTGGCCAAGCCTTCATTCAGTCTGGAAGAGATCACCTACCAGGGGCTCTATCCCCGTATCCATGACAAGGGCCTGACCCCCCAGGACTGGCTGTCCGCCTATTACCGGACCTACGTGGAGCGGGATGTGCGGGATGTGGCCTCCATCGGCAACCTGGAGACCTTCCAGCGCTTTGTGCGCCTGTGTGCCGGACGCAGCGGCCAGCTGCTCAACCTCTCCTCCCTGGCCCAGGACACCGGTGTCTCCCACACCACGGTGCGCAGCTGGCTATCCATCCTGCAGGCCGGATTCATCATCCATCTCCTGCCGCCGCACCATGCCAACTTTTCCAAGCGGCTCATCAAGAGTCCCAAGCTCTATTTCCTGGACACCGGTCTTCTGTGCTATCTGCTCAGGGTGCGGGAGCCGACCGACCTGGTCTTCCACCCCATGAAAGGGGCCATCCACGAGACCTTTGTCCTCGCCGAGCTGTTCAAGGCCTTCACCCACCGGGGGGAGGTGCCACCGCTCTACTTCTGGCGGGATCAGGCAGGGCATGAGGTCGACGTGGTCATCGACGCTGGCACCCGTCTCATCCCCATCGAGGTGAAATCGAGCGAAACCGTCGACCGCTCCCTGTTCGACGGCCTCAGGTACTTCATCGCCCTGGGGCCCCCGGCGGCAGAAGTCGGGATGCTGGTGCACGGCGGGGACGCGCTGTACTGGCGGGAAAATCTCCTGGTCCGGCCCTGGTTCCAGGTGACCTGA